The region cgctgctgtactgagcCAAGAAGAGATTCAACCAACGCAAAGAAAGGAAAGATTAttaggacagtggagaggagaaacatatagtgattgagagagagagggcgaaagatagatagattaggcataggagagcaaagggtgcacagaacaaaaacgtgctatacagatatccaagtactatagtggcacccttgcgagagtgtatatgacatgcatattttcctgagacacaaatataccttgtgcatgtctgtagaataaaactctaaaaaaaattgactttgacatattgaaaagataatgatgttactaacatgtagagccctaaattcaaccaaatacactacccacgtatcatatagatgctttaaactatgaaatccgaagaaaaaaatccggaagtccggtcggaacgaatttttgaaaagtttgctcatctctaatcataacccCTTCCTAACTAATTAGCCACTAAGGAAGGGATTAGGATCACCCTGAAACGCATTTGACCATTACATAAATAGTTATTATTGCTGTCTCATACAGTACTGTTTTGTTACAAACCAGGGCCATGCTACAACGCTTTGCGGCTAATAGAGAGATAAACATCACGTCACTTCTCCGTGTACGCTGGTTGCTCTGCGTGTTACTCTAGTTGTGTTACCTTTAGGGTTTACCATTCACCATTAACACTATCCCTTCCCATCATGGAGAAGACGTGTGGCCGAAAGGGAGGAGGAGGTAACAGAGCAACAGTGGATGCCAGACCTGCATCGGAACTCGGGGACAGGACGCTACTAGTGTGGATATATTAGTCCTAGTATTACACATACTGGCCGcattaaataattttttaaagatatactctatattattgtattttgtaTATAAAATTTTAATTAGAATAGTCTCTTACTTTGAGGAATGGTACTCAAAATTTGTTTAATAGACCATTGACCAGAACACAGACATTGTCTAATGGAGGTAAGTCTATGAGACAGGAATAAGGAATGCATTCTGATTAGTGaaccttttttttgttatttacagATGTTTGTATATTGTTCTATTAAATAATATTTAGAACattgacattatatatatatatatatatatatatatatatatatatatatatatgtatgtattagaTACTTCTCAAACCTATACTTATAAGTTACTTTAAAAAATGATTGCATCTTCTATTATTCTTTTAATTGGCATCCCAATACCCCTGAGGATCTCCTTCAAGTTAACAGAACTTCATTACTTAAAAAGTGTAACTCATTAATGATCTAATTACGGTTAAAGTCAGGAAGGAAATCCACTGGGCAGAAGTCCCTGGCGTTTCTCGATGCTTATCTCTCAGTTTTGTTCAGTATTCCCTACCACCAATATAGATCTATATAAGACCTTGCTTTTGGCAATGATCTGGCCTGTAGAGCCATAACTTACATGTCAGCATAAGTCTATGTGAAACTGAGCAAAGTCTTCAAGTATGGAAAATGTGTCCATGGTCCTCAACACCCAAGATTATGTTCTTTTAGGACTCAAGGAGATGGAGCAGCTGCAATATTTCTACTCTGTGGTCGCCCTTGTTGTATATATCATCACAATATTCTTATGTACATTAATTGTATACGTTGTACGGACAGAACAGTCTCTCCATGAGCCTATGTACATCTTCATATGTAACCTGGTGGGGAACGTTATGCTTGGCAGTTCAGCCTTCCTTCCCAAGTTGGCCATAGACTTGCTCTCCGGATGTGCCACCATCTCTCTGGCTGGGTGTATGATCCAAGGATTCTGTTTTCAGAGTTTTGCTTCTGTAGAGATACTGACCTTTACCATCATGGCCTTTGATAGATACCTGGCTGTTGGTTTTCCATTGAGATACCACTCTCTGATGACCAATAAGAAGGCTCTACAGTCCCTGGCTATCATCTGGTTCGTTCTCTTAATAAGTGGGTTGGTAGCGCTCCTGTTGGTGGTCAGGTTAACACTATGTGGTAATACCATAAAAAATGTGTTCTGTGAAATAGTGTCTCTTATCATGTTGGCTTGTGGCAGTACAGTCATCGATGTCGCTTTTGGGACTACTTGGACCTTGGTGTTTTACATAGGTTCCATATCCATCGTGGTctactgctacatacagacatttCTTGTCTGCCTGAAGATCTCTATGGAAGCCTCCCAGAAAGCCATCCATACACTGGTGACCCACATAATCACATATACTTCTTTTTTAGCTGCTACAGTATTTGTCACTTTCAGGCATAAGATAAATGGTGGTTCCCTACCGACTGTGATACACATTATAATCTCAATAGGTGGTATGATGGTCTCAATCACTGTGAATCCTCTCATCTATGGGATAAGGACTGAAGCTTTAAGGAAGAAGGTGATTCAGACTCTAACCCTTTAAAGGTGCAGCCAGTTTGAATTCCCCTATAATAAATTTTCCGTCttctaaaatataaaaatactgaaaacataaatacataaaaaactgTTGCCAGAAAAAAATCACCACCTGGTCTGTCTAGTTTGTCCTTACATTATTTCTTTTCTTGTTATcttcagatagatatatgtatatttacccaccacatctgctggaagtttgttctaagcatctactaatctttcagtaaagtcatattttttCATAGACAGGAACgatgcagattattgctccactTATTCTTTAGGTAAGATAGTGTGCTCGCATTATGCCATTTCTAAAATTAGTCTGAGAACGTGTTCACACTACTTTTATTATCtcttatttttaatataatataagGCTAGGACTAATTTGTGGCTATTTGAAGCCTATACGATGGAATCCATTTTGTATCACAACCTCTGCTGCTTCACCGCTGTATTAACTTAAGCTACGTACGTTAGACGGCTTGTACAGAATGTTGGTATTACGCTTGTTATTAGGATTGAGCTGTACACTTCTAGATTAGCATGGCCTTTCTTATCTAGTTATTTGACAAACATTTTGGTATTCACTAAGCCTGGTACCATCTTGTTTGAAGATTGGTCACTGTCCAAAGTTGATATTCATTGGAGCTTAGTTATGATGCCGATTCTTTGTCTACCGTATCTGAATCACTAGAGCTGGCCACTCTATGGTAGAAGATGTCATAGACCTAATCTCTGTATACCTAGATTACACAACATAAAACGCTGGGGCGGATCGGAGGTAGACAGAAGCAATGCTGTACCCATGCACTGTGTTGATTCCAAGTTGTGCTCtgcccccaagtgtccaccataggcatacacaggctcagtgttggacacttgggggcgtggcatggtcacatgctcctccaaatcagccatcttatggacagaaacaccacagagcaggacagcacagtctggaggaggggagtctgattttagctctataaggttaacaggaagctgctgtcagtatatacagtgagtacagttactataaagtggccaacccctttaacccttctaAGGGTGGGGCCCAAAGGGACCTCAAGGACCAGGACAAATTTcaattttgcattttctttttttacttctcGCCTTCTAACAGCTATAACTCTTTTCTTTTTCCATCTACACGGCcaggtgagggcttgttttttcatgttttgttTTAACATGTAAGATGGAAACCCCAAAATACTATTTATGGGTTGAAactgggaaaaaaatacaattcagcattttttattttattttttttttggggggggggggggctctgtgtttacataatgcactttacagtgaagccaacatgatatctttattctatgggTCAGTCTGAATAGTGATGTGCAGtttatataacttttcttttctttaactttttttttttttttacagtaaaactttttttgaaaataagtgtgattacaatggctctattgtgactcctataccATACGGGGcggtatggggcatcattttttgtgccaggatctctagtttttataagtaTCAGATTTGTGTATATGagattgatcaatttttattattattattattttatttaaataaaatgtaataaaaaatcatcaatcctggcattttttaccacttttttttaTACGCCCTTACCcgtgtgggaaaaaaaaaaatattttaataaatcggaccattacgcacgctacggtatataatgtttggttttttttttaaatgttttttatttatgaaatgagAATGTTggatgatttaaatttttattgcggGTAGGGCTATGGCatgttttttaaaaactttttacatttttttatttgacactttttatgtccccctagggaacttttacatttttacattagaTCAGTATCACTGATCATTGCATTGctatgatcagtgttatctgtgatcattgcatagagcctgcctgtggcctgtgaccTGTGGCCTGTGACAGACTCTATGCACTGATTGCCCATCTGACtgccaggaggaaggtaagagacctccgcaGTCAGTTAGaatgatcggaacccccgcagtgtgactgtcccatcggacagtgacaggaggacaggcccatcattaacagtgagtACTCGGCTGCTGATAACAGGCGGTCCCCACATGCTACGACGTGATATCAGCTCCTGAATTCACTTTATAATGCCGCTGGACCCACTGGCATACAGGTGCTTCacaggtccttaaggggttaaatgcataCCTGAACCTCTTTGATAAAACTTGGCGTATTCGTCAGGATACGTGAAAGTTAAAGAACTGTTTTATATAATCGGCTTATAAAAATGTGAAATTGCGCACAACATGTCtttctttaaattaaaaaaaaaaaacggtgctATGAGTGAATGTGGTGAGATTCTAGAGTGGGAACAGGCTCCTATTGGCCAATGAGTGGTCACAGTGTGTGGGATTAGGTCAGTCATGTGGTAACGCGTGTGCAAAGAATACAAGAAGGAGCTGGGTGCTATTGGCCGGTAAGAATGGAGCTTATTGAGTGTGTAAAGAGtgtgccgagagttcaggtttgtacgaacccgaacctcggcaggttcggaccatccctagtgtttTGTATTGTGATGATGTGTATGTGTTTTGTATCAGGATGACGTGTATGTGTTTTGTATAGTGATGACTTGTATGTGTTTTGTATCCTGATGATGTGTATGTGTTTTGTATCCTGATGATGTGTATGTGTTTTGTATTGTGATGATGTGTATGTGTTTTGTATTGTGATGATGTGTATGTGTTTTCTATCAGGATGATGTGTATGTGTTTTGTATCCTGATGATGTGTATGTGTTTTGTATCCTGATGATGTGTATGTGTTTTGTATCCTGATGATGTGTATGTGTTTTGTATCCTGATGATGTGTATGTGTTTTCTATCAGGATGATGTGTATGTGTTTTGTATTGTGATGATGTTTATGTGTTTTGTATCCTGATGATATGTATGTGTTTTGTATTGTGATGATGTGTATGTGTTTTCTATCAGGATGATGTGTACGTGTTTTGTATCGTGATGATGTGTATGTGTTTTGTATCCTGATGATGTGTATGTGTTTTGTATTGTGATGATGTGTATGTGTTTTGTATTGTGATGATGTGTATGTGTTTTGTATCCTGATGACGCGCTTGTGCATTTCaggaaaagtttttatttttatcctgGAGAGTTGGGGGAGTAGCCGCAGCAGCTAGTTCAGAGTCAGAGTTTTTTCTTCAGCCTCTAAGGCTGATGATGTTTTTGCTTGCGTCTTTAGCGTGGAGTTAGTAAAGTTTCGTTTTTTAAAGAGTTTCTGTTAGTAGCAACCGACGAAGAGGAGAAAAGAGGAAGAAGCGTTTAGTGCAGTAACATTGCGGGAAGTCTAGGAAGAGGTGTTGATATATTGTAAATATTGTGTAAAATATTATAGAAATTATTTTATTGTGGTGATTATATGATTTTAAATAGTCAAAGGTGGATAGTAATGCTAATTTGTAGTCTATAATATGGATTCCAATTTGTATGGTGACCACTGCTGCTTCACTTCTGTATTGACATAAGTATCTTTGTAGAAGTTACACAACATACACGGCTTGTAGCAAATTTTGTTATTGCGCTTGTTATTGAGATAGCGCTGCACTCTTATAGATCAGTATGACCTTTCTCATATAGATCAGTATGACCTTTCTCTTATAGATCAGTATGACCTTTCTCTTATAGATCAGTATGACCTTTCTCTTATAGATCAGTATGACCTTTCTCTTATAGATCAGTATGGCCTTTCTCTTATATATCAGTATGACCTTTCTCTTATAGATCAGTATGGCCTTTCTCTTATAGATTAGTATGACCTTTCTCTTATAGATCAGTATGGCCTTTCTCTTATAGATCAGTATGACCTTTCTCATATAGATCAGTATGGTCTTTCTCTTATAGATTAGTATGACCTTTCTCTTATATATCAGTATGACCTTTCTCTTATAGATTAGTATGACCTTTCTCATATAGATCAGTATGGCCTTTCTCTTATAGATTAGTATGGCCTTTCTCTTAGATCAGTATGACCTTTCTCTTATATATCAGTATGACCTTTCTCTTATAGATCAGTATGACCATTCTCTTATAGATCAGTATGACCTTTCTCTTATAGATCAGTATGACCTTTCTCTTATAGATTAGTATGACCTTTCTCTTATAGATCAGTATGGCCTTTCTCTTATAGATTAGTATGACCTTTCTCTTATAGATCAGTATGGCCTTTCTCTTATAGATCAGTATGACCTTTCTCATATAGATCAGTATGGTCTTTCTCTTATAGATTAGTATGACCTTTCTCTTATATATCAGTATGACCTTTCTCTTATAGATTAGTATGACCTTTCTCTTATAGATTAGTATGGCCTTTCTCTTATAGATAAGTATGACCTTTCTCTTATAGATCAGTATGACCTTTCTCATATAGATCAGTATGGCCTTTCTCTTATAGATTAGTATGGCCTTTCTCTTAGATCAGTATGACCTTTCTCTTATATATCAGTATGACCTTTCTCTTATAGATCAGTATGACCATTCTCTTATAGATCAGTATGACCTTTCTCTTATAGATCAGTATGACCTTTCTCTTATAGATTAGTATGACCTTTCTCTTATAGATTAGTATGGCCTTTCTCTTATAGATTAGTATGACCTTTCTCTTATAGATTAGTATGACCTTTCTCTTATAGATCAGTATGACCTTTCTCTTATAGATCAGTATGGTCTTTCTCTTATAGATTAGTATGACCTTTCTCTTATAGATCAGTATGACCTTTCTCTTATAGATCAGTATGACCTTTCTCTTATAGATCAGTATGACCTTTCTCTTATAGATCAGTATGACCTTTCTCTTATAGATTAGTATGACCTTTCTCTTATAGATCAGTATGACCTTTCTCTTATAGATCAGTATGACCTTTCTCTTATAGATCAGTATGACCTTTCTCTTATAGATCAGTATGGCCTTTCTCTTATAGATTAGTATGACCTTTCTCTTATAGATCAGTATGGTCTTTCTCTTATAGATTAGTATGGCCTTTCTCTTATAGATAAGTATGACCTTTCTCTTATAGATCAGTATGACCTTTCTCTTATAGATCAGTATGGCCTTTCTCTTATAGATCAGTATGACCTTTCTCTTATAGATCAGTATGACCTTTCTCTTATAGATCAGTATGACCTTTCTCTTATAGATCAGTATGACCTTTCTCTTATAGATCAGTATGACCTTTCTCTTATAGATCAGAATGACCTTTCTCTTATAGATCAGTATGGCCTTTCTCTTATATATCAGTATGGCCTTTCTCTTATAGATTAGTATGGCCTTTCTCTTATAGATCAGTATGGCCTTTCTCTTATAGATCAGTATGACCTTTCTCTTATAGATAAGTATGACCTTTCTCTTATAGATTAGTATGACCTTTCTCTTATAGATCAGTATGGCCTTTCTCTTATAGATCAGTATGACCTTTCTCTTATAGATCAGTATGGTCTTTCTCTTATAGATCAGTATGACCTTTCTCTTATAGATTAGTATGACCTTTCTCTTATAGATCAGTATGGCCTTTCTCATCCAGGTATTTGATAAACATTTTCACTAAAACCTCCAAATCATCTTGTTTAAAGGTTGTAAATTGTGTCATCTGAAGCCTTAGAGCAGGCCACAGTATGGTAGAAAGATGCGACAAATAATGTCTGTATACCAAGCTTACACAACACTAGGGGGTATTGGATACAAAAAGCTGGGGCAGATCGGGGGAAGACAGAAGCGTACTGTAGCCGTGCACTGTGTAGATTTCCAGTTGTGCTCTGTCTCTGTGTCGGATATGCTTCCACAGCTCTGATGATATATGGACAGGTGATGGTTGGGCTCCTGGGGATGGTATTATATCTACTCAATCTTTGTATTTAAAATTATGTAAAAGTTATACACAATATTGCGCTATTTCTTATAATCAATTTGTTATTTACACCATTTCTTATAATCAAATTCTTTACTAATATTATACTAtattaaataaaattgtgttgTATCTGATTTTGTAGCCTTCTTTAAATACATATCGGTACCTGTTTATAACACTTGGCAAAACCAATGGTTGACTTAAGGTTTTTTGAAGCCCCTTTGCCCCTGCAACCTTTACTTGATGC is a window of Dendropsophus ebraccatus isolate aDenEbr1 chromosome 5, aDenEbr1.pat, whole genome shotgun sequence DNA encoding:
- the LOC138794067 gene encoding olfactory receptor 52E8-like, whose amino-acid sequence is MENVSMVLNTQDYVLLGLKEMEQLQYFYSVVALVVYIITIFLCTLIVYVVRTEQSLHEPMYIFICNLVGNVMLGSSAFLPKLAIDLLSGCATISLAGCMIQGFCFQSFASVEILTFTIMAFDRYLAVGFPLRYHSLMTNKKALQSLAIIWFVLLISGLVALLLVVRLTLCGNTIKNVFCEIVSLIMLACGSTVIDVAFGTTWTLVFYIGSISIVVYCYIQTFLVCLKISMEASQKAIHTLVTHIITYTSFLAATVFVTFRHKINGGSLPTVIHIIISIGGMMVSITVNPLIYGIRTEALRKKVIQTLTL